The Salegentibacter mishustinae genomic interval CTTACCAGAACTACTTTAGTATTTAATCGTTCTTCCAGCAGATCTACATCCAGCGAAATTCCTTTTCGCTCCATCCTGTCGGCCATGTTTATAACCAGGATAGTAGGAATTCCAAGATCTTTAATTTGTGTAAAAAGGAGTAAGTTTCGTTTTAGGTTTTCTACATCGCTAACTACAACCGCAACATCTGGATAATCTTTATCACTTTTATTCAGTAATAATTCTATTACCACATTTTCATCTAAAGAAGAGGCGTTAAGGCTGTAGGTTCCCGGAAGGTCTAAAATATGGGCTTTAAGGCCACGCGGTAGTTTACAAATTCCTTCTTTTTTTTCAACCGTGATACCAGGATAATTACCCACTTTTTGATTAAGACCGGTGAGCTGATTAAATACAGAGGTCTTACCGGTATTGGGATTTCCTATTAACGCAACATTTATTTGTTTAGCCATGTTAGCTTATAAGGTCAATTTCTATAAGTAAAGCGATCTCTCTTCTAATGGCCAGGTGGCTGCCGTTAATGTTTAAATACATAGGGTCTCTAAAAGGAGCCATTTGTAGCATTTCCACTTCATTGCCCGGCAAACAACCCATTTCGAGTAATTTTAGCGGAATATTTTCTTCTGAAAATTCCTTGATAATTCCGCGTTCACCACGTTTTAAGTCGGCCAGAGTTCGTTTCACTTTTTATTTAGATTGATTTTAAACAAGACAAAAGTAAGGTAAAATTTCAGCAGTAAAAAATTTCCATAGAAAAACTCCCTTTTAACGATATTCCCGTTTTAAAACCTTGATATCGTGCATTAGGTTTTCTATGGCTTCGGCATCGGTACCATCATAAAAACCTCGAATTCTTTTTTCTTTATCTACGAGTACAAAATTCTCGGTATGAATCATATCGTACGGTCCGCCATCACCATTGCTTTTTGAAGCGAGGTAAGATTTTCGAGCCAGCTCATAAATATGTTTTTTATCACCTGTAACTAGATTCCATTTTTTGTCCATTACACCTTTTTCTTCGGCATAAGCTTTTAAAACCGGTACAGAATCGGTTTTTGGGAAGACTGTATGAGAAAGTAATAAGACTTCAGGATCGTCTTTAATTTTCTCCTGAATTTTCAGCATATGATCAGTCATTACCGGGCAAATGGTGAGGCAGGTGGTGAAAAAGAAATCGGCTACATAAATTTTATCCTTATAATAATCCTGGGTAATGGTATCGCCATTCTGGTTAATAAGTTCAAAGTCTTTTACGGTGTGGTATTTTCTAACATAGCGCACCGTAGAATCTACAAGCTCGGCATTTACCATATCTGGTTGATAAACGGGGAGAGTTTCTTCGGGTTTTAGCAGAGAGTAAATACTATAAATAATAATTACTGAGAGTATAAACAGTACAATGGCAAATTTCTTTAGCCAGGAAAAGAGATTACGCATACTATTAATTTTACTCGATATTCGAGATTTTAATTTTTTGAACTTAGTCTTCCTGAAATTAAATTTCAGTAAAAGCTGATGCAAAATTAAGTGCTAGCAATCAATTAGTCGCAGTTTAAAACCTAAAATTTCAGCTCACTAAAACAGGAAGGCTTTTAACTTTTGTAGGAGATTATAAAAGGTTACTTTTGTGCGATTTAAAATTTGAAGCATTACGAATGGATCCATTTATAGTTAAAGCCATACAGTTACTGTTAAGCTTGTCTTTATTAATAGTCTTACACGAACTTGGGCATTTTATTCCCGCTAAATTATTTAAAACCAGAGTAGAGAAATTCTTTTTGTTCTTCGACGTGAAATTCGCGCTTTTTAAGAAGAAGATCGGCGGAACAGAATATGGTATTGGATGGCTGCCTTTGGGTGGTTATGTGAAAATATCGGGAATGATAGATGAAAGTATGGATAAGGAGCAAATGGCAAAACCGCCAGAGCCCTGGGAATTTAGAAGTAAACCGGCGTGGCAACGACTTATTATTATGCTTGGTGGGGTTACGGTAAACCTTGTGCTTGGTTTCCTTATTTATATGATGATCATGTTTGTTTGGGGTAAAAACTACGTAGGTCCAGATGAAATGCCTAAAGGTTTTGCAATTGCCGAAGAATTTAAACAATACGGTTTTGAGGATGGTGACCGTGTTTTGCAACTAAACGGAGAAGATTTGCAGAATAGTACCGATGTAAATAGGTATTTATTTATGCGAGATGTAAACAGCATAACTGTTTTGCATCAAAATGGCGAAGAAGAGACTATTGAAGTTCCTGAAAATATTGGAGAACAAATGTGGGAAAAAGGCGTAATGTTACCTTTTATTCCTATTCAAAATCCGGTTATAGAGGAAGTTACCGCCGATAAAGCTGCCGAAATTGCTGGCCTGCAAAAAGGAGATAGTATTATTTCTGTAAACGAGCAGGAGATTGGTTATTGGCACGAAATAGGTAAAATCACCAAAGAAAATAAGGAAAAAGAAATAGAGCTGGTTTTTAAGAGAGATAATGATATTAAAAGCATTATGATCACGCCAGATGAAGAAGGAATGCTTGGGTTTAGTATAAAATCTAACTATGAAATAAAGCAGCAAAAATATGGTTTTGTAGAAAGTATAAAACAAGGTTTTGATTATGGTTACTGGACACTACACGATTATGTGGCTCAGTTTAAATATGTTTTTACACAAAAAGGCGCTACACAGTTAGGCGGATTTGGAGCCATTGGCGGGATGTTTCCCGATACCTGGGATTGGAAAGGTTTTTGGCATACTACAGCACTTATTTCTATAATCCTGGCCTTTATGAATATTTTACCTATCCCGGCTTTAGATGGTGGGCACGTGATGTTCCTGCTTTATGAAATGGTAACCGGAAGAAAACCTAACGATAAATTTATGGAAATTGCCCAAATGGTTGGCTTTTTCATCTTAATTGCCCTGGTGCTTTATGCCAATGGGAATGACGTATATCGCTGGTTATTTGAATGATAGAATACCAATTGAATTTTATCAGAAAAAAACCTGAAAAAAATTCAATTTTTGTTTTGCGGTGATTTAAAATTTGGTTTATATTTGCAACCGCAAAAGAGCAAAACACTCCTCCTTAGCTCAGTTGGTTAGAGCATCTGACTGTTAATCAGAGGGTCCTTGGTTCGAGCCCAAGAGGGGGAGCAACTCGCGAAAAGCCTTACAGAAATGTAAGGCTTTTTTGTTTTACAGCTTTTTCTGAAGAATCTGCGTTACAGTTCTACCACTAAAATTTTTTACTAGTCTCAAATTGTACCTCTTCTAGTTGACTGAAAATTTTTCGGTTTAAATATTCCTCATCAAATTCTCCTTTATTTAATAATTTCTTTAGAATAATGGTTTTGAGGTGTAACTTTTCTAAATTTTTGATACTTATTATCAAAATACAATTGATCATTCATTAAAAAACTTCATCACTTAAAATCCTATTTCGATTTTATCAACCCCAATCTATTATGAAAAAAATACTACTTGTAATTCTGCTATCAACTTTAGGTTTTAAAGCAAGCGCTCAGGAAAAAGACAATGAACAGATAGATAAATAACTTCGGAAAGATTGAATTGGGCTTTCACGGATTGAGTTTTGGATATGAATTGCCCATTTCGAATAAATTTGTTTGGGAAAATGCTATCGGCGCAGGAATGGGAATGAATG includes:
- a CDS encoding SCO family protein codes for the protein MRNLFSWLKKFAIVLFILSVIIIYSIYSLLKPEETLPVYQPDMVNAELVDSTVRYVRKYHTVKDFELINQNGDTITQDYYKDKIYVADFFFTTCLTICPVMTDHMLKIQEKIKDDPEVLLLSHTVFPKTDSVPVLKAYAEEKGVMDKKWNLVTGDKKHIYELARKSYLASKSNGDGGPYDMIHTENFVLVDKEKRIRGFYDGTDAEAIENLMHDIKVLKREYR
- the rseP gene encoding RIP metalloprotease RseP; amino-acid sequence: MDPFIVKAIQLLLSLSLLIVLHELGHFIPAKLFKTRVEKFFLFFDVKFALFKKKIGGTEYGIGWLPLGGYVKISGMIDESMDKEQMAKPPEPWEFRSKPAWQRLIIMLGGVTVNLVLGFLIYMMIMFVWGKNYVGPDEMPKGFAIAEEFKQYGFEDGDRVLQLNGEDLQNSTDVNRYLFMRDVNSITVLHQNGEEETIEVPENIGEQMWEKGVMLPFIPIQNPVIEEVTADKAAEIAGLQKGDSIISVNEQEIGYWHEIGKITKENKEKEIELVFKRDNDIKSIMITPDEEGMLGFSIKSNYEIKQQKYGFVESIKQGFDYGYWTLHDYVAQFKYVFTQKGATQLGGFGAIGGMFPDTWDWKGFWHTTALISIILAFMNILPIPALDGGHVMFLLYEMVTGRKPNDKFMEIAQMVGFFILIALVLYANGNDVYRWLFE
- a CDS encoding FeoA family protein; protein product: MKRTLADLKRGERGIIKEFSEENIPLKLLEMGCLPGNEVEMLQMAPFRDPMYLNINGSHLAIRREIALLIEIDLIS